From a region of the Halanaerobium hydrogeniformans genome:
- the queG gene encoding tRNA epoxyqueuosine(34) reductase QueG — MIKKELIKNIASELEIDICRITDGGGLKKYRKILEQRKKTGLWPQAFTEEDIDKLCNPSLHFEGLKSIIVIAINYHNNSKQINKCLSNYVTQKDYHIYLKEVMEIMVKKIKAKIKKDFNYKIFVDNAPFLEKALAERAGAGFIAKNSLLINPDFGSYIFLGEIFTDLEIEKDKALDLDCGECTICLENCAGNALTAPYQLEADKCIAYLTQKKGIIPLAERKKMGGHIWGCDICQIICPYNKNTSKSSKKELQYFERGIEYFLKIDRNNPPEELKNTAIFWRGSRILIRNALITAANLQKEEYFDLIKTKLNDNSSLIRYYAVWSLSEIDYQKSLSILKKHLLKEKNKEVKQVIKNIL, encoded by the coding sequence ATGATTAAAAAAGAACTAATAAAAAATATTGCCTCCGAACTTGAGATTGATATTTGTCGGATAACAGATGGTGGTGGACTGAAAAAGTATCGGAAAATTCTTGAGCAGCGAAAAAAGACAGGTCTCTGGCCACAGGCTTTTACAGAAGAAGATATTGATAAATTATGTAATCCATCACTCCATTTCGAAGGCTTAAAATCTATTATCGTTATCGCTATTAATTATCACAATAATTCAAAGCAAATAAATAAATGCTTATCAAATTATGTTACCCAAAAAGATTACCACATTTATTTAAAAGAAGTTATGGAAATAATGGTTAAAAAGATAAAGGCTAAAATAAAAAAAGATTTTAATTATAAAATATTTGTTGATAATGCACCTTTTTTAGAAAAAGCTCTTGCAGAAAGAGCAGGAGCGGGTTTTATAGCCAAAAATTCACTTTTGATTAATCCTGATTTTGGTTCTTATATATTTTTAGGCGAGATTTTTACAGATCTTGAAATAGAAAAAGATAAAGCTCTTGATTTAGATTGTGGAGAATGTACTATATGCTTAGAAAATTGTGCCGGTAATGCCTTAACTGCTCCCTATCAACTTGAGGCAGATAAGTGTATAGCTTATTTAACCCAAAAAAAGGGCATTATTCCACTTGCTGAGCGGAAAAAAATGGGTGGTCATATCTGGGGATGTGATATTTGTCAAATTATTTGCCCCTATAATAAAAACACCAGTAAAAGTTCTAAAAAAGAACTTCAGTATTTCGAGAGAGGAATAGAATATTTTTTAAAGATAGATAGGAACAATCCTCCTGAAGAACTAAAAAATACTGCAATTTTCTGGAGAGGTAGCAGAATTCTAATTAGAAATGCTTTAATCACAGCAGCAAATTTACAAAAAGAAGAGTATTTTGATTTAATTAAAACAAAACTTAACGATAATTCTTCTCTTATTCGTTATTATGCTGTCTGGAGTTTAAGTGAAATAGACTATCAAAAATCTTTAAGTATTTTAAAAAAGCATTTACTAAAAGAAAAAAATAAAGAAGTTAAACAAGTGATAAAAAATATTCTGTAA
- a CDS encoding MFS transporter: MVFKFYNFIFYITMAAFAYFNIYFRDVGLDSFQIGLVNAVPRIFALLLMPIWGIMTDYFQENKKVLFITLIGTLITVLIFPMAVSFKALLIIMFFHTLFQNPVLPLSDCLLLDYLGDQSSLYGRFRLWGSIGYMLTVSLLGYFLEQTASVNLFYVYAFILVLSIIMLRFLPQSSREIEVLNLADFTKIFKKRRLLYFLIFVFVLQTTMNANYTYFPLYIVDHGGGEFLLGIAMTISSASEILAFFFSDKIIKSNRFSKVIFLISLSFVFRWLLLAFFPINAVILAAQLFHSITFGLFFTVGVDYVNKISGEKFRATGQNIYSGVYMGLSAISGSLIGGKIYQLFGGEIMYLFWGVVVVITGIVYTIYLLKAERKVLAND; the protein is encoded by the coding sequence TTGGTATTTAAGTTTTATAATTTTATATTTTATATAACAATGGCTGCATTTGCCTATTTTAACATTTATTTTCGAGATGTTGGTCTTGATTCTTTTCAAATTGGTCTTGTAAATGCAGTTCCAAGAATATTTGCTCTCTTATTGATGCCTATCTGGGGAATTATGACCGATTATTTTCAGGAAAACAAAAAGGTTTTGTTTATAACCTTAATCGGAACCCTGATTACAGTTTTAATTTTTCCGATGGCAGTTTCTTTTAAAGCTTTATTGATTATAATGTTTTTCCATACCCTTTTTCAAAACCCTGTACTTCCTCTCTCAGACTGTCTTTTGCTGGATTATTTAGGTGATCAGAGTAGTCTTTATGGACGGTTTAGGCTCTGGGGATCTATAGGCTACATGTTGACGGTTTCTTTGCTCGGCTATTTTTTAGAGCAGACAGCTTCTGTTAATTTATTTTATGTTTATGCTTTTATATTAGTGCTTTCTATAATTATGTTAAGGTTTTTACCTCAGAGCAGCAGAGAAATTGAGGTATTAAATTTAGCAGATTTCACAAAAATTTTTAAGAAAAGAAGACTTTTATATTTTTTAATCTTTGTTTTTGTTCTACAAACTACTATGAATGCAAATTATACATACTTCCCCCTCTATATTGTTGACCATGGGGGAGGAGAATTTTTGCTGGGGATTGCGATGACCATTTCTTCTGCCAGCGAAATACTTGCTTTTTTCTTTTCCGATAAAATAATAAAAAGCAATAGATTTAGTAAGGTAATATTTTTGATCAGTCTTTCTTTTGTTTTTCGCTGGTTATTACTTGCTTTTTTCCCTATCAATGCTGTTATTTTAGCGGCCCAACTTTTTCATAGTATCACTTTTGGCCTCTTTTTTACCGTTGGGGTTGATTACGTAAATAAAATTAGTGGTGAAAAATTTAGGGCAACCGGTCAAAATATTTACTCAGGTGTATATATGGGACTCAGTGCTATTTCTGGCAGTTTAATCGGTGGTAAAATATATCAGCTTTTTGGTGGAGAAATAATGTATTTATTCTGGGGGGTCGTGGTTGTAATTACAGGAATAGTTTACACCATATATTTGCTTAAAGCTGAAAGGAAAGTTTTAGCTAATGATTAA
- the yfmH gene encoding EF-P 5-aminopentanol modification-associated protein YfmH, translating to MQTIYNQRIDEKLIKTTLENGLNIYIFPKKDYVKQYAMLSVDFGSNDIEFIDVKNAKKRLMPEGIAHFLEHQLFEDKEKSIFDKFADLGASANAYTNFDSTNYLFSSSGNFNKSLINLIDFVQTPYFSKKNVEKEKGIIIQEIKMYQDNPYWRSYFNLLSALYINHPVKNDIAGTVESVSSITPEDLYICYYNFYQPSNMDLILIGDIDEQKVINLIKENQAQKSFPNFKNPTTIIKEEPAAIAKKLVEEKMKVSRPMVQLAFKDPINYEEPLETIKKEYIMNILLDILFGRSSKNYNDLYEKGYIDDSFSSTYNKKPDYAYIHLYGESDQPDLMREKIKEKLLNIDKSEIKGNFQRIKRKYQGSYIRLFNNFRHLASEFITYRRLGVDIFEIAEIIDNIEFKDLLSYSKNIFNHQLMVESIISNKD from the coding sequence TTGCAGACGATATATAATCAAAGAATAGATGAAAAACTAATAAAAACAACTTTAGAAAATGGCTTAAATATATATATATTCCCGAAAAAAGACTATGTTAAACAGTATGCCATGCTCTCAGTAGATTTTGGTTCTAATGATATAGAGTTTATTGATGTAAAAAATGCTAAAAAAAGGCTAATGCCGGAAGGTATTGCCCACTTTTTAGAACATCAATTGTTTGAGGATAAAGAAAAGAGTATTTTTGATAAATTTGCCGACTTAGGAGCCTCGGCAAATGCCTATACTAATTTTGACAGTACAAATTATTTATTTTCAAGTAGTGGTAACTTTAATAAATCTTTAATTAATCTAATAGATTTTGTGCAGACACCATATTTTAGCAAAAAAAATGTTGAAAAAGAAAAGGGTATTATAATTCAGGAAATAAAGATGTATCAGGATAATCCTTACTGGCGTTCTTATTTTAATTTACTTTCTGCTTTATATATTAATCACCCCGTTAAAAATGATATAGCAGGTACAGTAGAGAGTGTAAGCTCTATAACTCCAGAAGATCTGTATATTTGCTATTATAATTTTTACCAGCCCTCTAATATGGATTTGATTTTAATTGGTGATATCGATGAGCAGAAAGTTATTAATCTGATCAAAGAGAATCAGGCCCAAAAAAGTTTTCCTAATTTTAAAAATCCAACAACTATCATTAAAGAAGAACCAGCTGCAATAGCCAAAAAACTGGTTGAAGAGAAGATGAAGGTCTCCAGACCGATGGTACAACTGGCATTTAAGGATCCCATTAATTATGAAGAGCCACTTGAGACTATTAAAAAAGAATATATTATGAATATATTATTGGATATATTATTTGGTCGCAGCAGCAAAAATTACAATGATTTATATGAAAAAGGTTATATTGATGATAGTTTTTCCAGCACGTATAACAAAAAACCTGATTATGCCTATATTCACCTTTATGGAGAGAGTGATCAGCCGGATTTAATGAGAGAAAAAATTAAAGAAAAACTATTAAATATCGATAAAAGTGAGATCAAAGGTAATTTTCAAAGAATAAAAAGAAAATACCAGGGTAGTTATATTAGACTTTTCAATAATTTCCGCCATCTTGCTTCAGAATTTATCACTTATCGCAGGCTCGGAGTAGATATTTTTGAGATTGCCGAGATAATTGATAATATTGAATTTAAAGATTTGCTGAGCTATTCTAAAAATATTTTTAACCATCAATTGATGGTAGAATCTATTATTTCAAATAAGGACTGA
- the yfmF gene encoding EF-P 5-aminopentanol modification-associated protein YfmF, translating to MTDLKFNSKKEIPNLHYLNTDKFKTNLIQINYLLPLENSKEAAMNALFPAILRRGTNNYPSQRELRTELEDLFGSKLSFNILKRGENQIIRFSLEMVNEKFLTQKSSFSQQALKLLKEILFNPLIEGNRFKARYFAQEKENLKNNIEALINDKRSYALEQCIKKMCKNEKYGIYKLGDLDSITEIENRELFEHYQSLKAAAQKSIFLVGDFKESFIENIFANNSLLAGEDIHDQTTELLYPQKDIDFYQEELDINQAKLTIACRTGINRAMEEYYPLLIFNSLLGGSTHSKLFQEIREKRSLAYYVNSSVESTKGLLFINSGINAENQQQVIKLVKEQIKVLAEGEFSNAELLRSKKSIVNSLRQNLDSNYGLAAHYLLSLLNQKPESITETISAVKNVKREEIIEVAGRIKMDSVYLLKSEV from the coding sequence ATGACTGATTTAAAGTTTAACAGTAAAAAAGAAATTCCAAATCTACATTATTTAAATACCGATAAATTTAAGACTAATTTAATTCAGATAAATTATCTGCTGCCTCTTGAAAATAGTAAAGAGGCAGCAATGAATGCTCTTTTCCCTGCAATATTAAGGAGAGGGACCAATAATTATCCAAGCCAGAGAGAACTGAGGACCGAATTAGAAGATTTATTTGGTTCTAAATTAAGTTTCAATATTTTAAAAAGAGGTGAAAATCAAATCATCAGGTTTTCTCTGGAAATGGTAAATGAGAAATTTTTAACCCAAAAAAGCAGTTTTAGTCAGCAGGCATTAAAGCTTTTAAAAGAGATATTATTTAACCCTTTAATTGAAGGTAATAGATTTAAAGCAAGATATTTTGCTCAGGAAAAAGAGAACTTGAAAAATAATATTGAAGCTTTAATCAATGATAAAAGAAGTTATGCTCTTGAGCAGTGTATCAAAAAAATGTGCAAAAATGAAAAGTATGGGATTTACAAACTTGGTGATCTAGATTCCATAACTGAAATAGAAAACCGGGAACTCTTTGAACATTATCAGAGTTTAAAGGCTGCTGCTCAAAAATCGATCTTTCTGGTTGGAGATTTCAAAGAATCATTTATTGAAAATATATTTGCTAATAATTCTTTATTGGCTGGAGAAGATATTCATGATCAGACTACAGAGCTGCTTTATCCACAAAAAGATATCGATTTTTATCAAGAAGAATTAGATATCAACCAGGCTAAATTAACTATTGCCTGTAGAACTGGAATTAATAGAGCAATGGAAGAATATTATCCCCTGCTCATATTTAATAGTCTCTTGGGTGGTTCAACCCATTCTAAGCTTTTTCAGGAGATAAGAGAAAAAAGGAGTTTGGCCTATTATGTTAATTCTTCTGTAGAATCAACTAAAGGGCTCCTATTTATCAATAGTGGGATTAATGCAGAAAACCAGCAGCAGGTAATTAAGCTTGTAAAAGAACAGATTAAAGTCCTGGCAGAGGGAGAATTTAGTAATGCAGAACTGCTCCGCTCTAAAAAGAGCATCGTTAATAGCTTGCGGCAAAATCTGGACAGCAATTATGGTTTAGCAGCTCATTATTTATTATCATTACTCAATCAAAAGCCTGAGTCTATAACAGAAACTATCAGTGCTGTGAAAAATGTTAAAAGAGAAGAAATTATAGAGGTTGCCGGTAGAATTAAAATGGACAGTGTTTACCTTTTGAAAAGTGAGGTTTGA